The genomic DNA AGAAGGGTTTGAGAATTTTGATTATGTGGTGTGCCTTTTTCGTCGAATTCCAATTGAGCTATCTCTCGTTTATTCTTTTGTAGGTAAGAACTGATAGGGCATTTGAATACTATGAAGGGGATGACAATCTTAATGTCAATAGCATGCGTGATATTCTGTTAACCTACTCCTTCTACAATTTTGACCTGGGTTACTGCCAGGTATTTATCAGTTTTCATAGTTCATTCTTATAACTGGATCACAAGTTGGCGGTGTCCTTACTATTCTGTCTGCATATTTAGTGTCAGTGCTCCCACTTAGCGTATAAGCAGAGATGCTGGACACTCttattttttggctttttctttgAATCCACTGTGTGGCTTAACGGACAAATGTTTTTCTGGTTATTAGGGAATGAGTGATTATCTGTCGCCTATCTTGTTTGTGATGGAGGATGAATCAGAATCCTTTTGGTGTTTCGTGGCACTGATGGAACGCCTTGGACCCAACTTTAACCGTGACCAGAACGGGATGCATACTCAGCTCTTTGCACTCTCTAAGGTCTAATTTTGTCTTGTTGAGAACACCTCTACagtttacctttttttcttctatttctccGTTTCTATCAGCATTCAGTATCAATGTTGGGATCTGAATCTGGTTCcctttcattttcattgtccCACAGCTGGTGGAGTTACTCGATATCCCGCTTCATAATTACTTTAAGGAGAACGACTGCTTGAACTACTTCTTCTGTTTCCGCTGGATCCTGATTCAGTTCAaaaggtttgtttcttcttttctgccTCTTTCTTGTTATTGCTTAGATGTTCCACAACCTCGTTTTGGGCTGGAAAATAAAATCACTGTTACCCTATAAAAATTTGGGTGTCTGGAGTTTAACATTTATTGGTATTTCATTATTCGTCGGGAATTGGATATCGTTTGTGATCAGTTAACCATTTTACCTGTTCTGCAATACCCGCTCGAAACCCTTCCAATGTCTGAGATATCTACAGCAAGTGCACTGNNNNNNNNNNNNNNNNNNNNNNNNNNNNNNNNNNNNNNNNNNNNNNNNNNNNNNNNNNNNNNNNNNNNNNNNNNNNNNNNNNNNNNNNNNNNNNNNNNNNNNNNNNNNNNNNNNNNNNNNNNNNNNNNNNNNNNNNNNNNNNNNNNNNNNNNNNNNNNNNNNNNNNNNNNNNNNNNNNNNNNNNNNNNNNNNNNNNNNNNNNNNNNNNNNNNNNNNNNNNNNNNNNNNNNNNNNNNNNNNNNNNNNNNNNNNNNNNNNNNNNNNNNNNNNNNNNNNNNNNNNNNNNNNNNNNNNNNNNNNNNNNNNNNNNNNNNNNNNNNNNNNNNNNNNNNNNNNNNNNNNNNNNNNNNNNNNNNNNNNNNNNNNNNNNNNNNNNNNNNNNNNNNNNNNNNNNNNNNNNNNNNNNNNNNNNNNNNNNNNNNNNNNNNNNNNNNNNNNNNNNNNNNNNNNNNNNNNNNNNNNNNNNNNNNNNNNNNNNNNNNNNNNNNNNNNNNNNNNNNNNNNNNNNNNNNNNNNNNNNNNNNNNNNNNNNNNNNNNNNNNNNNNNNNNNNNNNNNNNNNNNNNNNNNNNNNNNNNNNNNNNNNNNNNNNNNNNNNNNNNNNNNNNNNNNNNNNNNNNNNNNNNNNNNNNNNNNNNNNNNNNNNNNNNNNNNNNNNNNNNNNNNNNNNNNNNNNNNNNNNNNNNNNNNNNNNNNNNNNNNNNNNNNNNNNNNNNNNNNNNNNNNNNNNNNNNNNNNNNNNNGAGTTACTCGATATCCCGCTTCATAATTACTTTAAGGAGAACGACTGCTTGAACTACTTCTTCTGTTTCCGCTGGATCCTGATTCAGTTCAaaaggtttgtttcttcttttctgccTCTTTCTTGTTATTGCTTAGATGTTCCACAACCTCGTTTTGGGCTGGAAAATAAAATCACTGTTACCCTATAAAAATTTGGGTGTCTGGAGTTTAACATTTATTGGTATTTCATTATTCGTCTGGAAATGGATATCGTTTGTGATCAGTTAACCATTTTACCTGTTCTGCAATACCCGCTCGAAACCCTTCCAATGTCTGAGATATCTACAGCAAGTGCACTGTCTAAAATAGCCAAAATACAGTTACATCACACTTTGAATGTGAATGCCccaatattattttcttattttcaagaaGAGATCTCGTAAGTTTTACTGTGTTGTATTTGATTCTGGTGACAATGTGTCTCAGGGAGTTTGAGTACGAGAAGACAATGGAGCTGTGGGAGGTGTTATGGACTCACTACCTCTCAGAACACCTTCACCTATATGTCTGTGTGGCGATCTTGAAGCGATGCCGCAGCAAGATAATGGGAGAACAGATGGATTTTGACACTCTCCTAAAGTTCATCAATGAGCTGTCTGGGCATATTGACCTTGATTCGACAATCAGAGATGCCGAAGCACTTTGCATATGTGCTGGTGAAAATGGCGCTGCAAGTATCCCTCCAGGAACCCCTCCTTCTTTGCCACTTGATGAGGTTATGTTATACCCTCTAGAAGATGATGTTTTGTAAGTATTacaatgttctttttttcttcaggaCATGTTACCACAATTTGGATTGAGTTTTACTAGTATACAATGATTAAGAGTCAATGgacatgttttttcttttattttttccactTGGTTGGTAGTCTGGTGAGTCTGGTCTAAAATAGTTAAGGTACAGGTATTGTGCTGCAGTTGATATAATAAAGGTAAGAAATAAGAATGGATCCTCAACGAATTAGGACTTGTAAATTATGATTAATTTCTTGCGTAGACTACGTCCCACAATGTAAAATTGTATAACTAAAAGCCATAATGATTCACAAAGTCTATGCAAGAATTTATCCCTCGAGATAAAGCAAGGAAAGTCCTAAAGCAAAGGAAAGAAATCGGTAAAGGCAAAACATGGGTCAAAGACAAGAGTGCTGTCTGGGTAGTGGGAGATGAGAGGCAGTGGAGATCCTACGCGGACGTCATAGTCAAAGCTGTTGGTCTCCTCCTCCATCCAGGTATTTCTCACGACACcgttctcttctccttctccttctccatggCTTCTTCTCACTTCTGTGGACATAACTGGCTTATCGGTGAAAGTACTGGCGCCGATTGATTCAGGTGCATTCTGTTTTCTGGAACTGGATTTCTTGTTTAAATGGGTATTCCAGTAGTTCTTGACTTCGTTGTCAGTGCGACCTGGAAGGCGACCGGCGATCAACGACCATCTGATATAAAAGAGTAAGAAGTTAGAATCGAGAAAGTTACGAGAAGGTGGGTGGATCAATGGTGAAAGAGGAAAGACCTGTTTCCAAGAAGCTTATGCATGCGGATAATGAGGTCTTGTTCTTGAGGTGACATGCTTCCTCTTTTGATATTTGGTCTTAGATAGTTCTTCCATCTCAACCTACAGCTTTTTCCTCCTCTCTTCAACCCTGAAAAAACATCAACGCAGAAACACAAATTCCTTAGTTTCCCAAAAGTCCCACCTTCTGTATTCGACCAAACGAACGAAACTCAATATGAAAATTTCGAATCGAACCGGATCTACGGGAAATGTCTGCCCAGTTTCCTTCTCCATGAGTCTCAACGTAGCGTTTTAAAATCATGTCTTCCTCAGGTTTCCACAAGCCTCTCTTCGTGTAAGACTTACCTTCTGTTTTCTGCtccatatatgtttttgtatctctctctctttgcctCCAGAGTTTTTAACAACTGAAAcctgtttattaattatatgcGCATAAAGTTAGAGGTTTCCAACTTTAACTCTTACATGTGGGGACTATCTAGTAAAATtattgaagagaaaaagagaacagTGGTTGCACTTTTCCAACAGTAACTACTGTAAAATTCGTGCAAACTATAGCTGTAAAAGCTCTACTAGCTTGTTTTTATCCACAACATTGTCACAAATTATTGGCTTTTAAGGCAAACATATAAGCACGGGAGATCAGAGGTTGAAGATTGCCATCAACCTCGATACATGCGTTGGTCCATTTACATATACAATTGTGCGTTTACAGTTGTTGCATTTCAACAAATTCTATCTTGCTCAAAACGTGCAGTTTTCAAAATGTTGTGCCCAAATTTTTTATACAGAAGAGTCAAGACTAgagcaaatatatatttgagttCTCTATACATCTACGCTCTAGttcttagttttcaaagtttaatATTCTGGAGAGAATTAATTTTACGCAATTTGGAAAATcacatttaacaaaacaaaaaaaaaacgcttcATATATACCACGATTTAGTCTCGTTAATGTAGCATATCGACATGTGAGACTGAATAAGAAGATATCTGTGATATTCGATTTGATCCTTTTTTATCCACTTGGAtccaattgaaaaaaaaaaaagatcgtaTAATTGTTAAGTTTGCAGATCAAAGCAAATGATAAAAATTCAATATATGCCGAATGctaaacaaattacaaataccaaaaattggatACTTCGGATACAGTTTGTTACTAGTaggagttttttcttttttccctgTCGTATCAAACAGCTATTAAAATAAAGCCTCTAGAggttttactctttttatatataaattcgtgtcaaatatatgaaaaagaagcaAGACGAgaaaattatcatatattattacatTAGAGGTCTTACAAAGGATTCATTAGGACAAGACTGACCAacatttaaacaatattttgtttttaaacacTGACCAAACAttattcagaaaaagaaaaaaaactgagcAAAATTAAACGAAAGAAGAATCCCTTCACTCATGTGATCATGTAACATCAAGATCACTCTTCTTGTTCTTATGACAATAACATAATACTTTCAACATAATCCGTGAAAGCAATCAAAGATGGTCCATATGTTGCGCATTTGAGTCCTCCTAACCAAACTTCCCTTGAACGTTTCTTCTCGATATCAACATAGATAAGATAAAGCTGAAAAAATCGATCACGTGCTGTAACTATAAGCTCACCACTACCAGCAACAAAACCCACCGCACCTAGCGACACAAGCTGATCATGCGAGCACATCTCTCGACTAATATTGATAGAAACCATAGACCATTCTTGTTTCCCGGACACATCTTCCAAAACCCATAAATCATACATGCTAATATTTCTTTTAGCAAGTAAAGCTAGTTTCCCTTGGTAGTTCACAAAGGTAGAGATACCAAAGAACGTAACATACATATTACTAGCATCGGTCGGtaattcaataaaattaccAAACTTTTCGGTCGCCACGTAGAACCTCACTATTCTCGGTCCATGCGCCGTGTGAGCACCGTAATAAACAACTCCATTGATGCATATTCCGCTGGTTACGGGAGAATGACTATTCCCATCCTCGATCATTTTCCATGAACCTTGACCTCCCAATGTAAACACTTCCACTTTGTATGGACATACTAAACATTCTGTTGAGAAAAACAAGACCTTATATTGATAATTGATAGGATCATATCCCATATACCATGTCTTGAACGGTTTATCAAGACTAGATTGAGGGCCTTGGGGCAAAAGTTCGCCCTTTCCAAGGGCAGGATTGCATATCCACAATTGATCCATGTATGCGATACATATCAAGCCATTGACACAATAAGGCGAATAAGAGGTATTATCGATGCAACATATTGCATTGGTTACCGAAGAAGGTGGGGATGAAGAGATGAAATGCCAATGAGAAGATGTGAATAAATCAGGTAAACCAACCATGACACGTGGCTGACGAGTAGAGGATCGAGATTGGTATGCGCTAATGAAATGTCGACTGCGGATGATTGAAGCCCAAAGCTTGGATACACATAGAAATATTGCTAGAGATTTCACAGGCAATCTTGAGAGAATTTCGATCAAAAGGTCTTCAGAAAACATATTTGATGAACAAAgagtttagtgtttttttttttcttctgtttgatAAGAAAATCTTGTATATCTCATCTACAAAATCATgattatatctaatatatatactataatatatatgctATGCAGGGAATAAAATTTGCTTAATCATTAATGTAAGATTGACTTGACtttctttttcataaaattaaaatgtatgtTATTAATTTCGTATCTGAATGGTTAAGTCAATATATAGTTAAGAATTACGACTAGATTTTTCGAATAGATTTTCTTATCCAAAAAGTTAATTCAGTTGATAACGAGCAAATGGGCCATTGGTACTCACCAAATTTGGGCTTGAGTCGGGTCATCTCAAGGAGAGACGTATAATTTGtaatgctatatatataaaaaataattaagtcaATACAATTAAGAATTGGgactagtttttttctttacttttttttttaatactaaattagttttaataGGGTAtctcat from Camelina sativa cultivar DH55 chromosome 2, Cs, whole genome shotgun sequence includes the following:
- the LOC104727670 gene encoding transcription factor MYB82-like — translated: MEQKTEGKSYTKRGLWKPEEDMILKRYVETHGEGNWADISRRSGLKRGGKSCRLRWKNYLRPNIKRGSMSPQEQDLIIRMHKLLGNRWSLIAGRLPGRTDNEVKNYWNTHLNKKSSSRKQNAPESIGASTFTDKPVMSTEVRRSHGEGEGEENGVVRNTWMEEETNSFDYDVRVGSPLPLISHYPDSTLVFDPCFAFTDFFPLL
- the LOC104727696 gene encoding putative F-box protein At5g52610 yields the protein MFSEDLLIEILSRLPVKSLAIFLCVSKLWASIIRSRHFISAYQSRSSTRQPRVMVGLPDLFTSSHWHFISSSPPSSVTNAICCIDNTSYSPYCVNGLICIAYMDQLWICNPALGKGELLPQGPQSSLDKPFKTWYMGYDPINYQYKVLFFSTECLVCPYKVEVFTLGGQGSWKMIEDGNSHSPVTSGICINGVVYYGAHTAHGPRIVRFYVATEKFGNFIELPTDASNMYVTFFGISTFVNYQGKLALLAKRNISMYDLWVLEDVSGKQEWSMVSINISREMCSHDQLVSLGAVGFVAGSGELIVTARDRFFQLYLIYVDIEKKRSREVWLGGLKCATYGPSLIAFTDYVESIMLLS